A single genomic interval of Zingiber officinale cultivar Zhangliang chromosome 4A, Zo_v1.1, whole genome shotgun sequence harbors:
- the LOC121970383 gene encoding IST1-like protein isoform X1 yields MSTLNSLFNRASLGTRCKTCLNLAISRIKLLRNKRELQLKQMHKEIAQYIQTGQEAIARIRVEYIIREQNILAAYEIIELFCEFVLARVPILEAQRDCPIELQEAVATIIFASPRCSDLPELLHLRNLFSTKYGKEFVAAASELRPESNVNRTIIEKLSVKAPPAELKIKVLKVIAQEYNLDWDSSSTEAELSKKHEDLLGGLNPTNSQGLIERSSVTSPKEGVPTSTALEDQNDRLTQSLTRQVSNTPNLSTQTSKVSSADAVSVDVANSQIEALSINEKSQSTQSSSDILERARAAIASAERASAAARAAAELVKAKLPC; encoded by the exons ATGTCGACCTTGAATTCCCTCTTCAACCGGGCCTCCTTGGGCACCAGATG CAAAACTTGCTTGAATTTGGCTATTTCACGTATAAAATTGCTACGAAATAAAAGAGAGTTGCAGCTCAAACAAATGCATAAAGAGATCGCTCAGTATATTCAGACCGGTCAGGAAGCCATAGCGCGAATTAGA GTGGAGTATATTATCCGGGAACAAAATATACTGGCTGCTTATGAGATCAtagaactattttgtgaatttgtcCTTGCGCGTGTTCCAATTCTTGAAGCACAAAG GGATTGCCCAATAGAATTGCAAGAGGCTGTGGCCACTATCATTTTTGCTTCACCCAGATGTTCTGATTTGCCAGAATTATTACACTTAAGGAActtattttctacaaaatatGGAAAGGAGTTTGTTGCAGCAGCATCTGAGTTGCGGCCGGAAAGCAATGTTAATCGCACG ATAATTGAGAAACTTTCAGTGAAAGCCCCGCCTGCCGAGCTGAAGATTAAGGTTTTGAAAGTGATCGCTCAAGAGTACAATCTTGATTGGGATTCATCAAGCACTGAAGCAGAGCTTAGTAAAAAACATGAAGACTTACTG GGTGGTCTGAATCCTACAAATTCACAAGGATTGATTGAGAGATCATCTGTTACTTCGCCGAAGGAAGGAGTTCCCACATCCACTGCCCTAGAGGACCAAAATGATCGACTGACCCAGTCCCTGACCCGTCAGGTCAGTAACACACCCAACCTCTCCACTCAAACGAGCAAAGTCTCTTCAGCAGATGCTGTGTCGGTGGATGTTGCAAATAGTCAAATTGAAGCGCTATCGATAAATGAAAAATCACAATCCACTCAAAGCTCATCCGATATCCTGGAGAGAGCTCGAGCTGCAATTGCTTCCGCCGAGCGTGCATCTGCAGCTGCACGGGCAGCAGCTGAGCTTGTAAAGGCCAAATTGCCATGCTAA
- the LOC121970383 gene encoding IST1-like protein isoform X2, with product MHVTWCSKTCLNLAISRIKLLRNKRELQLKQMHKEIAQYIQTGQEAIARIRVEYIIREQNILAAYEIIELFCEFVLARVPILEAQRDCPIELQEAVATIIFASPRCSDLPELLHLRNLFSTKYGKEFVAAASELRPESNVNRTIIEKLSVKAPPAELKIKVLKVIAQEYNLDWDSSSTEAELSKKHEDLLGGLNPTNSQGLIERSSVTSPKEGVPTSTALEDQNDRLTQSLTRQVSNTPNLSTQTSKVSSADAVSVDVANSQIEALSINEKSQSTQSSSDILERARAAIASAERASAAARAAAELVKAKLPC from the exons ATG CATGTGACTTGGTGCAGCAAAACTTGCTTGAATTTGGCTATTTCACGTATAAAATTGCTACGAAATAAAAGAGAGTTGCAGCTCAAACAAATGCATAAAGAGATCGCTCAGTATATTCAGACCGGTCAGGAAGCCATAGCGCGAATTAGA GTGGAGTATATTATCCGGGAACAAAATATACTGGCTGCTTATGAGATCAtagaactattttgtgaatttgtcCTTGCGCGTGTTCCAATTCTTGAAGCACAAAG GGATTGCCCAATAGAATTGCAAGAGGCTGTGGCCACTATCATTTTTGCTTCACCCAGATGTTCTGATTTGCCAGAATTATTACACTTAAGGAActtattttctacaaaatatGGAAAGGAGTTTGTTGCAGCAGCATCTGAGTTGCGGCCGGAAAGCAATGTTAATCGCACG ATAATTGAGAAACTTTCAGTGAAAGCCCCGCCTGCCGAGCTGAAGATTAAGGTTTTGAAAGTGATCGCTCAAGAGTACAATCTTGATTGGGATTCATCAAGCACTGAAGCAGAGCTTAGTAAAAAACATGAAGACTTACTG GGTGGTCTGAATCCTACAAATTCACAAGGATTGATTGAGAGATCATCTGTTACTTCGCCGAAGGAAGGAGTTCCCACATCCACTGCCCTAGAGGACCAAAATGATCGACTGACCCAGTCCCTGACCCGTCAGGTCAGTAACACACCCAACCTCTCCACTCAAACGAGCAAAGTCTCTTCAGCAGATGCTGTGTCGGTGGATGTTGCAAATAGTCAAATTGAAGCGCTATCGATAAATGAAAAATCACAATCCACTCAAAGCTCATCCGATATCCTGGAGAGAGCTCGAGCTGCAATTGCTTCCGCCGAGCGTGCATCTGCAGCTGCACGGGCAGCAGCTGAGCTTGTAAAGGCCAAATTGCCATGCTAA